A genomic window from Gossypium hirsutum isolate 1008001.06 chromosome D12, Gossypium_hirsutum_v2.1, whole genome shotgun sequence includes:
- the LOC107942377 gene encoding brefeldin A-inhibited guanine nucleotide-exchange protein 1 isoform X2, whose amino-acid sequence MTAMSIQQTYLKDICRIVNGLLKTALGPPSGSTTTLSAVQDVTFRHESVKCLVGIIKSMGAWMDGQLKIGHSDSPKSFENDTLAESHSTSTAEDGTLADCELHPEMNSELSDAATVEQRRAYKIELLKGVSLFNRKPSKGIEFLINTRKVGNTPEEVASFLKKNTTGLNETMIGNYLGERGEFALKVMHAYVDSFNFKSMDFGEAIRFFLRGFRLPGEAQKIDRIMEKFAERYCKCNPNSFTSADTAYVLAYSVIMLNTDAHNNMVKDKMTKSDFIRNNRGINDGKDLPEEYLGALYDQIVKNEIKMNADSSVPQSKQENSLNKLLGLDGILNLVSWKQTEDKPLGANGLLIRHIQEQFKAKSGKSESVYHVVSDVSILRFMVEVCWGPMLAAFSVTLDQSDDRLATTHCLLGFRHAVHVTAVLGMQTQRDAFVTSVAKFTFLHCAADMKQKNVDAVKAIITIAIEDGNHLQEAWEHILTCLSRIEHLQLLGEGAPTDASFLSVSNTETDEKMAKSAGLQSLKNKGTLQNLAVMAVVRGGSYDSTSVGVNNSGLVSPEQINHFIANLNLLEQIGSFELNHVFAHSQRLNSEAIVAFVKALCKVSISELQSPTDPRVFSLTKLVEIAHYNMNRIRLVWSRMWIVLSDFFVSVGLSENLSVAIFVMDSLRQLAMKFLEREELANYNFQNEFLRPFVIIMWKSNSTEIRELIVRCISQMVLSRVRNVKSGWKSVFSVFTAAAADEHKNVVLLAFETMEKIVREYFPYITETEAATFTDCVRCLIKFTNSRFNSDVSLNAIAFLRFCAFKLAEGGLVCTDKSSDDGSSVSTVIKDDSGVQSFTDIDDPGSYWGPLLTGLSKLTSDSRLAIRKSSLEVLFNILNDHGHLFSQTFWLGVFSSVVLPIFDGVCEKRDKALQTEQDSPTAESPHRDAITWDTETSAVALQCLVDLFISFYDVLRPRLSDVVCILTRYLRSSIQGPASTGVAALSHLTGELGSRLSEDEWQEILLALKEAAMSTLPGFKKLLTTMDDIKVPHNSQSYSNTETSSDHGLTNDDLEDDNLQNVAYVVSRTKSHISVQLLILEVVTDMYRTHLQFLSAANINIIVEIFSSISSHALQLNSETTMQKKIQIACSILELSEPPMIHFEKEAYQNYLDFLQYLVKKNLSISKEMNLELLLVAVCEKIMQIYLNCTTVNHNVQQKSGDKVVVVTHWTLPLSSAKKEELAARTPLLVSALRALSGLERDSFRKYISNVFLLLVDLVQSEHSSGEVQRVLSNIFQSCIGTIIMQ is encoded by the exons ATGACTGCGATGTCGATTCAACAAACATATTTGAAAG ATATTTGCAGGATTGTCAATGGCCTTCTGAAAACTGCTTTAGGGCCTCCATCTGGTTCAACCACAACTTTGTCTGCAGTCCAGGATGTTACTTTTCGGCATGAATCAGTGAAGTGTTTAGTTGGCATCATTAAGTCAATGGGAGCTTGGATGGATGGACAGCTGAAGATAGGTCATTCTGACTCACCTAAGAGCTTTGAGAATGACACTTTAGCTGAGAGCCATTCAACCTCAACTGCTGAAGATGGAACTCTTGCTGATTGTGAGTTGCATCCAGAAATGAATTCTGAATTATCAGATGCTGCTACAGTTGAGCAACGCCGAGCTTACAAGATTGAACTCCTG AAAGGCGTCTCATTGTTTAACAGGAAGCCATCCAAAGGCATCGAGTTTCTTATAAACACCAGGAAGGTTGGCAACACTCCAGAGGAAGTGGCATCTTTTCTAAAGAAAAACACTACTGGGCTGAATGAAACCATGATCGGCAATTATTTGGGTGAAAGGGGAGAATTTGCTTTGAAAGTCATGCATGCTTATGTagattctttcaatttcaaatCTATGGATTTTGGTGAAGCAATTAGGTTCTTCCTACGTGGCTTTAGGTTGCCAGGCGAGGCACAGAAAATTGACCGCATCATGGAGAAGTTTGCTGAGCGCTATTGTAAATGCAATCCGAACTCATTTACTAGTGCAGATACTGCCTATGTACTGGCATACTCTGTCATAATGCTCAACACTGATGCTCATAATAACATGGTCAAAGATAAG ATGACTAAGTCTGATTTCATCCGAAACAACCGAGGAATAAATGATGGCAAGGATTTACCTGAGGAGTATCTTGGTGCTCTTTATGATCAGATTGTGAAAAATGAAATTAAGATGAATGCTGATTCTTCTGTTCCTCAAAGCAAGCAAGAAAACAGCTTAAATAAGTTGTTGGGTTTGGATGGTATACTGAATCTGGTTAGTTGGAAGCAAACCGAAGATAAGCCATTGGGTGCAAATGGTCTCCTTATAAGACATATTCAAGAGCAGTTTAAGGCAAAGTCTGGAAAATCAGA GTCTGTTTATCATGTTGTTTCAGATGTATCAATCTTGAGGTTTATGGTGGAGGTCTGCTGGGGACCCATGCTGGCTGCATTTAGTGTCACTCTTGACCAAAGTGATGATAGACTTGCTACCACTCATTGCTTACTGGGCTTTCGACACGCTGTGCATGTAACTGCAGTATTGGGCATGCAGACACAGAGAGATGCTTTTGTCACATCTGTGGCAAAGTTCACTTTTCTCCATTGCGCTGCAGATATGAAACAAAAGAATGTTGATGCTGTAAAG GCAATAATAACTATCGCCATTGAAGATGGTAACCATCTTCAGGAGGCCTGGGAGCATATATTGACATGCCTGTCCAGAATTGAGCATTTGCAACTGTTGGGAGAAGGTGCCCCAACTGATGCATCTTTTTTATCTGTGTCAAACACTGAAACAGATGAAAAGATGGCAAAATCTGCAGGTCTTCAATCTCTGAAGAACAAAGGAACCCTCCAGAATCTAGCTGTAATGGCAGTTGTCCGAGGAGGTTCTTATGATAGCACCTCTGTTGGAGTCAATAATTCTGGGTTGGTATCTCCTGAGCAGATTAATCACTTCATCGCAAACTTGAATTTATTGGAGCAGATTGGAAGTTTTGAGTTGAATCATGTGTTCGCACATAGTCAAAGGTTAAACAGTGAAGCAATAGTGGCATTTGTGAAAGCCCTTTGCAAGGTTTCTATATCGGAGTTGCAGTCTCCAACAGATCCCCGTGTTTTTAGCCTCACAAAACTAGTTGAAATTGC GCATTACAATATGAACCGCATCAGATTAGTTTGGAGTCGCATGTGGATTGTTCTCTCTGATTTCTTTGTTTCGGTTGGATTGTCTGAGAATTTATCTGTAGCAATTTTTGTAATGGATTCGTTGCGGCAACTTGCTATGAAATTCTTAGAACGTGAGGAGCTCGCAAATTACAATTTCCAGAATGAATTTTTGAGACCATTTGTGATTATTATGTGGAAAAGCAACTCTACAGAAATAAGGGAATTAATAGTTCGGTGTATTTCTCAGATGGTCCTCAGCCGCGTCAGAAACGTGAAATCAGGATGGAAAAGTGTTTTTTCG GTGTTCACAGCTGCTGCTGCTGATGAGCATAAGAATGTTGTCTTGCTGGCTTTTGAGACAATGGAAAAAATAGTGCGAGAATACTTTCCTTATATAACTGAGACAGAGGCTGCTACATTTACTGATTGTGTTAGATGCCTCATCAAGTTCACAAATAGCAGGTTTAACAGTGATGTTAGCCTTAATGCTATTGCATTTCTGCGGTTCTGTGCCTTTAAACTTGCCGAGGGAGGACTTGTTTGCACTGATAAGAGCTCTGATGATGGTTCATCTGTTTCAACTGTAATTAAGGATGATTCAGGTGTACAAAGTTTCACGGATATTGATGATCCTGGTTCTTATTGGGGCCCTCTGCTAACAG GTTTATCAAAACTAACATCTGACTCGAGATTAGCTATTCGGAAGAGTTCGTTGGAAGTGCTTTTCAACATCCTGAATGATCATGGTCATCTTTTCTCACAGACATTCTGGCTTGGTGTTTTTAGTTCTGTTGTTCTCCCTATATTTGATGGTGTTTGTGAAAAGAGAGACAAGGCTCTACAAACTGAGCAGGATTCACCAACTGCAGAATCTCCTCATCGCGATGCAATTACATGGGACACTGAAACTTCTGCCGTGGCATTACAGTGTTTAGTAGATTTATTTATTAGTTTCTATGATGTATTGAGGCCCCGGCTATCAGATGTGGTATGCATACTGACAAGATACTTAAGAAGTTCAATACAGGGTCCTGCAAGCACTGGGGTTGCAGCATTGTCTCATTTGACAGGAGAGTTAGGAAGCAGACTTTCAGAAGATGAATGGCAAGAAATATTACTAGCATTAAAAGAAGCAGCCATGTCTACTTTGCCAGGGTTTAAGAAGCTTTTGACAACCATGGATGACATCAAGGTGCCACACAATTCTCAATCCTATTCTAATACTGAAACTAGTTCTGATCATGGATTGACCAATGATGATCTTGAGGATGATAATCTACAAAATGTGGCTTATGTGGTTTCGAGGACGAAGAGTCATATTTCCGTCCAGCTACTCATTTTAGAG GTCGTGACTGATATGTACAGAACACACCTACAATTCTTGTCAGCTGCCAACATAAATATCATTGTTGAGATATTTTCCTCCATTTCATCACATGCTCTGCAACTGAACTCCGAGACAACAATGCAAAAGAAAATACAGATAGCGTGCTCAATCTTGGAGCTCTCAGAACCTCCCATGATTCACTTTGAGAAGGAGGCTTATCAAAATTACCTCGACTTCCTCCAATATTTAGTCAAAAAGAATCTGTCCATTTCCAAGGAGATGAACCTAGAATTACTGCTTGTAGCAGTGTGTGaaaaaataatgcaaatataCCTCAACTGTACTACTGTGAACCATAATGTGCAACAGAAATCGGGGGACAAGGTGGTAGTGGTGACTCATTGGACTCTTCCATTAAGTTCAGCCAAGAAGGAAGAATTGGCAGCTAGAACTCCATTACTTGTGTCAGCATTGAGGGCATTGAGTGGGTTGGAAAGAGATTCCTTTAGAAAATACATATCGAATGTCTTTCTTCTGTTGGTAGATCTTGTCCAGAGTGAGCATAGCTCGGGCGAAGTTCAACGGGTTCTGAGCAACATATTCCAGTCATGTATAGGTACAATAATAATGCAATGA
- the LOC107942377 gene encoding brefeldin A-inhibited guanine nucleotide-exchange protein 1 isoform X1, with the protein MSAPQTLGGPSRCGRVLGPSLDKIVKNAAWRKHSHIVSSCKSALDKLDTLSDSALSDPSSPLLGLSSSDADFVLNPILLALDSNYAKLADPALESLFKLFSLGLVRGEIESNIPNSILYKIVQSVCKVGGIGDESIELAVLRVLLSAVRCPCVLIRGDCLLHVIRTCYNVYLSALNGTNQVCAKSVLAQIVLIVFTRAEEDSMDVSTKTVPVSELLEFTDKNLNEGSSIYYCQKFVSEVVNASEGVPDLKFSQPITGPELRNGESKVSNGEEKDGVEEEETKEGVESSSDGVTSKIREDGFLVFKYLCKLSMKFSSQENPDDEILLRGKTVSLELLKVIMNNGGSIWHTNERFLNAIKQYLCLSLLKNSALSVMSIFQLLCSIFMSLITKYRSGLKSEIGIFFPMLILRVLENILQPSFVQKMTVLNLLEKIVGDPQIIIDIFVNYDCDVDSTNIFERIVNGLLKTALGPPSGSTTTLSAVQDVTFRHESVKCLVGIIKSMGAWMDGQLKIGHSDSPKSFENDTLAESHSTSTAEDGTLADCELHPEMNSELSDAATVEQRRAYKIELLKGVSLFNRKPSKGIEFLINTRKVGNTPEEVASFLKKNTTGLNETMIGNYLGERGEFALKVMHAYVDSFNFKSMDFGEAIRFFLRGFRLPGEAQKIDRIMEKFAERYCKCNPNSFTSADTAYVLAYSVIMLNTDAHNNMVKDKMTKSDFIRNNRGINDGKDLPEEYLGALYDQIVKNEIKMNADSSVPQSKQENSLNKLLGLDGILNLVSWKQTEDKPLGANGLLIRHIQEQFKAKSGKSESVYHVVSDVSILRFMVEVCWGPMLAAFSVTLDQSDDRLATTHCLLGFRHAVHVTAVLGMQTQRDAFVTSVAKFTFLHCAADMKQKNVDAVKAIITIAIEDGNHLQEAWEHILTCLSRIEHLQLLGEGAPTDASFLSVSNTETDEKMAKSAGLQSLKNKGTLQNLAVMAVVRGGSYDSTSVGVNNSGLVSPEQINHFIANLNLLEQIGSFELNHVFAHSQRLNSEAIVAFVKALCKVSISELQSPTDPRVFSLTKLVEIAHYNMNRIRLVWSRMWIVLSDFFVSVGLSENLSVAIFVMDSLRQLAMKFLEREELANYNFQNEFLRPFVIIMWKSNSTEIRELIVRCISQMVLSRVRNVKSGWKSVFSVFTAAAADEHKNVVLLAFETMEKIVREYFPYITETEAATFTDCVRCLIKFTNSRFNSDVSLNAIAFLRFCAFKLAEGGLVCTDKSSDDGSSVSTVIKDDSGVQSFTDIDDPGSYWGPLLTGLSKLTSDSRLAIRKSSLEVLFNILNDHGHLFSQTFWLGVFSSVVLPIFDGVCEKRDKALQTEQDSPTAESPHRDAITWDTETSAVALQCLVDLFISFYDVLRPRLSDVVCILTRYLRSSIQGPASTGVAALSHLTGELGSRLSEDEWQEILLALKEAAMSTLPGFKKLLTTMDDIKVPHNSQSYSNTETSSDHGLTNDDLEDDNLQNVAYVVSRTKSHISVQLLILEVVTDMYRTHLQFLSAANINIIVEIFSSISSHALQLNSETTMQKKIQIACSILELSEPPMIHFEKEAYQNYLDFLQYLVKKNLSISKEMNLELLLVAVCEKIMQIYLNCTTVNHNVQQKSGDKVVVVTHWTLPLSSAKKEELAARTPLLVSALRALSGLERDSFRKYISNVFLLLVDLVQSEHSSGEVQRVLSNIFQSCIGTIIMQ; encoded by the exons ATGTCAGCTCCCCAGACGCTCGGCGGTCCTTCCCGGTGCGGCCGCGTCCTCGGCCCATCCCTCGACAAGATCGTCAAAAACGCCGCTTGGCGGAAACACTCTCACATCGTTTCCTCCTGCAAATCCGCCCTCGACAAGCTCGACACCCTTTCCGACTCCGCCTTATCCGATCCCTCTTCTCCTCTACTCGGCCTTTCCTCTTCCGACGCCGACTTTGTCCTCAATCCCATCCTCCTTGCTCTTGACTCCAATTACGCCAAACTCGCTGATCCCGCCCTCGAATCCCTCTTCAAGTTATTCTCCCTTGGCCTCGTTCGCGGTGAGATTGAGAGCAACATCCCCAATTCCATCCTCTATAAAATTGTCCAAAGTGTGTGCAAAGTTGGTGGCATTGGCGACGAATCGATAGAGCTTGCTGTGCTACGTGTTTTACTCTCCGCCGTTCGATGCCCCTGCGTTTTGATCCGTGGTGATTGCTTGCTTCACGTCATTAGAACTTGTTACAATGTATATTTAAGTGCTTTAAATGGAACCAATCAGGTCTGTGCTAAGTCCGTTCTAGCTCAGATTGTGCTTATTGTATTTACCCGAGCAGAAGAAGATTCCATGGACGTTTCTACCAAAACAGTGCCGGTGAGTGAGCTTTTAGAGTTTACTGATAAGAATTTAAATGAAGGGAGTTCAATTTATTATTGTCAGAAATTTGTTAGCGAGGTTGTGAATGCTAGTGAAGGGGTTCCAGATTTGAAGTTTTCGCAGCCGATTACTGGTCCGGAGTTGCGAAATGGTGAGTCTAAGGTGTCGAATGGGGAAGAGAAGGATGGAGTTGAGGAGGAAGAGACGAAGGAAGGGGTCGAATCGAGTTCTGATGGTGTTACTAGTAAAATTAGGGAGGACGGATTTcttgtttttaaatatttgtgcAAGTTATCTATGAAATTTTCGTCACAGGAGAATCCTGACGATGAGATCCTTTTGAGAGGGAAAACAGTGTCTTTGGAACTCCTCAAGGTGATTATGAATAATGGGGGTTCAATTTGGCACACAAATGAGAG GTTTCTTAATGCAATTAAGCAGTATCTCTGCTTATCATTGTTAAAAAACAGTGCTTTGTCAGTGATGTCAATTTTCCAGCTCCTGTGTTCTATTTTTATGAGTTTGATCACAAAGTATAGATCAGGGTTGAAATCTGAAATTGGAATTTTCTTTCCCATGCTAATCCTCCGAGTTCTAGAGAATATTCTCCAGCCTAGTTTTGTACAGAAAATGACCGTCCTTAACTTGCTGGAAAAGATTGTTGGGGATCCACAGATTATCATTGATATATTTGTGAACTATGACTGCGATGTCGATTCAACAAACATATTTGAAAG GATTGTCAATGGCCTTCTGAAAACTGCTTTAGGGCCTCCATCTGGTTCAACCACAACTTTGTCTGCAGTCCAGGATGTTACTTTTCGGCATGAATCAGTGAAGTGTTTAGTTGGCATCATTAAGTCAATGGGAGCTTGGATGGATGGACAGCTGAAGATAGGTCATTCTGACTCACCTAAGAGCTTTGAGAATGACACTTTAGCTGAGAGCCATTCAACCTCAACTGCTGAAGATGGAACTCTTGCTGATTGTGAGTTGCATCCAGAAATGAATTCTGAATTATCAGATGCTGCTACAGTTGAGCAACGCCGAGCTTACAAGATTGAACTCCTG AAAGGCGTCTCATTGTTTAACAGGAAGCCATCCAAAGGCATCGAGTTTCTTATAAACACCAGGAAGGTTGGCAACACTCCAGAGGAAGTGGCATCTTTTCTAAAGAAAAACACTACTGGGCTGAATGAAACCATGATCGGCAATTATTTGGGTGAAAGGGGAGAATTTGCTTTGAAAGTCATGCATGCTTATGTagattctttcaatttcaaatCTATGGATTTTGGTGAAGCAATTAGGTTCTTCCTACGTGGCTTTAGGTTGCCAGGCGAGGCACAGAAAATTGACCGCATCATGGAGAAGTTTGCTGAGCGCTATTGTAAATGCAATCCGAACTCATTTACTAGTGCAGATACTGCCTATGTACTGGCATACTCTGTCATAATGCTCAACACTGATGCTCATAATAACATGGTCAAAGATAAG ATGACTAAGTCTGATTTCATCCGAAACAACCGAGGAATAAATGATGGCAAGGATTTACCTGAGGAGTATCTTGGTGCTCTTTATGATCAGATTGTGAAAAATGAAATTAAGATGAATGCTGATTCTTCTGTTCCTCAAAGCAAGCAAGAAAACAGCTTAAATAAGTTGTTGGGTTTGGATGGTATACTGAATCTGGTTAGTTGGAAGCAAACCGAAGATAAGCCATTGGGTGCAAATGGTCTCCTTATAAGACATATTCAAGAGCAGTTTAAGGCAAAGTCTGGAAAATCAGA GTCTGTTTATCATGTTGTTTCAGATGTATCAATCTTGAGGTTTATGGTGGAGGTCTGCTGGGGACCCATGCTGGCTGCATTTAGTGTCACTCTTGACCAAAGTGATGATAGACTTGCTACCACTCATTGCTTACTGGGCTTTCGACACGCTGTGCATGTAACTGCAGTATTGGGCATGCAGACACAGAGAGATGCTTTTGTCACATCTGTGGCAAAGTTCACTTTTCTCCATTGCGCTGCAGATATGAAACAAAAGAATGTTGATGCTGTAAAG GCAATAATAACTATCGCCATTGAAGATGGTAACCATCTTCAGGAGGCCTGGGAGCATATATTGACATGCCTGTCCAGAATTGAGCATTTGCAACTGTTGGGAGAAGGTGCCCCAACTGATGCATCTTTTTTATCTGTGTCAAACACTGAAACAGATGAAAAGATGGCAAAATCTGCAGGTCTTCAATCTCTGAAGAACAAAGGAACCCTCCAGAATCTAGCTGTAATGGCAGTTGTCCGAGGAGGTTCTTATGATAGCACCTCTGTTGGAGTCAATAATTCTGGGTTGGTATCTCCTGAGCAGATTAATCACTTCATCGCAAACTTGAATTTATTGGAGCAGATTGGAAGTTTTGAGTTGAATCATGTGTTCGCACATAGTCAAAGGTTAAACAGTGAAGCAATAGTGGCATTTGTGAAAGCCCTTTGCAAGGTTTCTATATCGGAGTTGCAGTCTCCAACAGATCCCCGTGTTTTTAGCCTCACAAAACTAGTTGAAATTGC GCATTACAATATGAACCGCATCAGATTAGTTTGGAGTCGCATGTGGATTGTTCTCTCTGATTTCTTTGTTTCGGTTGGATTGTCTGAGAATTTATCTGTAGCAATTTTTGTAATGGATTCGTTGCGGCAACTTGCTATGAAATTCTTAGAACGTGAGGAGCTCGCAAATTACAATTTCCAGAATGAATTTTTGAGACCATTTGTGATTATTATGTGGAAAAGCAACTCTACAGAAATAAGGGAATTAATAGTTCGGTGTATTTCTCAGATGGTCCTCAGCCGCGTCAGAAACGTGAAATCAGGATGGAAAAGTGTTTTTTCG GTGTTCACAGCTGCTGCTGCTGATGAGCATAAGAATGTTGTCTTGCTGGCTTTTGAGACAATGGAAAAAATAGTGCGAGAATACTTTCCTTATATAACTGAGACAGAGGCTGCTACATTTACTGATTGTGTTAGATGCCTCATCAAGTTCACAAATAGCAGGTTTAACAGTGATGTTAGCCTTAATGCTATTGCATTTCTGCGGTTCTGTGCCTTTAAACTTGCCGAGGGAGGACTTGTTTGCACTGATAAGAGCTCTGATGATGGTTCATCTGTTTCAACTGTAATTAAGGATGATTCAGGTGTACAAAGTTTCACGGATATTGATGATCCTGGTTCTTATTGGGGCCCTCTGCTAACAG GTTTATCAAAACTAACATCTGACTCGAGATTAGCTATTCGGAAGAGTTCGTTGGAAGTGCTTTTCAACATCCTGAATGATCATGGTCATCTTTTCTCACAGACATTCTGGCTTGGTGTTTTTAGTTCTGTTGTTCTCCCTATATTTGATGGTGTTTGTGAAAAGAGAGACAAGGCTCTACAAACTGAGCAGGATTCACCAACTGCAGAATCTCCTCATCGCGATGCAATTACATGGGACACTGAAACTTCTGCCGTGGCATTACAGTGTTTAGTAGATTTATTTATTAGTTTCTATGATGTATTGAGGCCCCGGCTATCAGATGTGGTATGCATACTGACAAGATACTTAAGAAGTTCAATACAGGGTCCTGCAAGCACTGGGGTTGCAGCATTGTCTCATTTGACAGGAGAGTTAGGAAGCAGACTTTCAGAAGATGAATGGCAAGAAATATTACTAGCATTAAAAGAAGCAGCCATGTCTACTTTGCCAGGGTTTAAGAAGCTTTTGACAACCATGGATGACATCAAGGTGCCACACAATTCTCAATCCTATTCTAATACTGAAACTAGTTCTGATCATGGATTGACCAATGATGATCTTGAGGATGATAATCTACAAAATGTGGCTTATGTGGTTTCGAGGACGAAGAGTCATATTTCCGTCCAGCTACTCATTTTAGAG GTCGTGACTGATATGTACAGAACACACCTACAATTCTTGTCAGCTGCCAACATAAATATCATTGTTGAGATATTTTCCTCCATTTCATCACATGCTCTGCAACTGAACTCCGAGACAACAATGCAAAAGAAAATACAGATAGCGTGCTCAATCTTGGAGCTCTCAGAACCTCCCATGATTCACTTTGAGAAGGAGGCTTATCAAAATTACCTCGACTTCCTCCAATATTTAGTCAAAAAGAATCTGTCCATTTCCAAGGAGATGAACCTAGAATTACTGCTTGTAGCAGTGTGTGaaaaaataatgcaaatataCCTCAACTGTACTACTGTGAACCATAATGTGCAACAGAAATCGGGGGACAAGGTGGTAGTGGTGACTCATTGGACTCTTCCATTAAGTTCAGCCAAGAAGGAAGAATTGGCAGCTAGAACTCCATTACTTGTGTCAGCATTGAGGGCATTGAGTGGGTTGGAAAGAGATTCCTTTAGAAAATACATATCGAATGTCTTTCTTCTGTTGGTAGATCTTGTCCAGAGTGAGCATAGCTCGGGCGAAGTTCAACGGGTTCTGAGCAACATATTCCAGTCATGTATAGGTACAATAATAATGCAATGA
- the LOC107942375 gene encoding expansin-A20-like gives MGALQLHVFYLILLPTITSQVISKQGEWKSATATYTKQADASIITEGACGYGDLHKASYGKYSAGLSTMLFNKGSTCGACFEVRCVDHILWCLQGSPSVILTATDFCLPNYGLSSDYGGWCNFPKEHFEMSEAAFVEIAEKKAEIVPVQYKRVKCERRGGMRFSMSGSAHFFQVLITNVGLDGEVVGVKVKGSKTGWLPMARNWGQN, from the exons ATGGGTGCCCTTCAACTTCATGTTTTCTATTTGATTCTACTGCCAACAATAACTTCCCAAGTCATTTCCAAGCAGGGAGAATGGAAATCAGCTACTGCAACATATACCAAACAAGCAGATGCATCAATCATCACAG AAGGAGCTTGTGGTTATGGGGATCTTCATAAGGCCAGCTATGGGAAATACAGTGCAGGACTTAGTACCATGTTGTTCAACAAAGGGAGTACATGTGGAGCTTGCTTTGAGGTCAGATGTGTTGACCATATCTTATGGTGTCTCCAAGGGAGTCCCTCAGTCATCCTCACTGCTACAGATTTTTGTCTACCAAATTACGGGCTTTCTTCAGATTATGGTGGGTGGTGTAATTTCCCCAAGGAACACTTTGAGATGTCTGAGGCTGCATTTGTTGAAATTGCAGAAAAAAAAGCAGAAATTGTACCTGTTCAGTATAAGAG GGTGAAGTGTGAAAGAAGGGGAGGGATGAGATTTAGCATGAGTGGGAGTGCTCATTTCTTTCAGGTCTTGATTACCAATGTGGGATTGGATGGTGAAGTTGTGGGAGTGAAAGTGAAGGGCTCCAAAACAGGGTGGCTGCCAATGGCAAGGAACTGGGGACAAAACTAG